In Cryptococcus deuterogattii R265 chromosome 4, complete sequence, a genomic segment contains:
- a CDS encoding dynactin 5, with translation MGAFDPAITYDRSTYVETDTGNKVSRKALIGGATNIVLGGKSIIQTSSILRGDLRRSTAGQHVVISVGRYCLIGEGAVIRPPGKMYKGAFTFYPVRISDFTHIGPNCIVEAAQIGSCVEIGEGSIIGKFAIIKDLAVVLPGTVLPEGAVVASMSVWAGNPGRMVDILPETYQETMEAKCKSYYQRFRPAH, from the exons ATGGGCGCATTCGACCCAGCAATCACATACGACAGGTCAACATACGTAGAGACTGATACGGGTA ACAAGGTGTCACGCAAAGCCCTCATCGGAGGAGCTACAAATATAGTCTTGGGGGGTAAATCTATCATTCAGACTTCCTCCATTCTCCGTGGAGACCTCAGAAGATCAACCGCAGGCCAGCATGTGGTCATATCCGTGGGGAGATATTGTTTAATAGGGGAAGGGGCGGTTATCAGGCCTCCAGGCAAGATGTACAAAGG GGCATTCACGTTCTATCCCGTGCGAATATCGGATTTCACTCATATAGGGCCAAATTGTATCGTTGAAGCGGCACAGATCGGCAGCTGCGTGGAGATTGGTGAGGGAAGCATCATT GGGAAATTCGCCATTATAAAAGACTTGGCGGTTGTCCTGCCTGGCACTGTTCTCCCAGAAGGGGCGGTTGTGGCCTCCATGTCCGTCTGGGCCGGCAACCCAG GCCGCATGGTGGACATTCTTCCTGAGACTTATCAGGAAACAATGGAGGCTAAATGTAAAAGCTATTACCAACGGTTTCGGCCCGCTCACTAA